A portion of the Pseudopipra pipra isolate bDixPip1 chromosome 1, bDixPip1.hap1, whole genome shotgun sequence genome contains these proteins:
- the HAS2 gene encoding hyaluronan synthase 2, whose protein sequence is MYCERFICILRILGTTLFGVSLLLGITAAYIVGYQFIQTDNYYFSFGLYGAILASHLIIQSLFAYLEHRKMKRSLETPIKLNKTVALCIAAYQEDPDYLRKCLLSVKRLTYPGIKVVMVIDGNSEDDVYMMDIFTEIMGRDTCATYVWSNNFHDKGPGETEESHRESMQHVSQLVLSNKSVCIMQKWGGKREVMYTAFKALGRSVDYVQVCDSDTMLDPASSVEMVKVLEEDPMVGGVGGDVQILNKYDSWISFLSSVRYWMAFNIERACQSYFGCVQCISGPLGMYRNSLLHEFVEDWYNQEFMGSQCSFGDDRHLTNRVLSLGYATKYTARSKCLTETPIEYLRWLNQQTRWSKSYFREWLYNAMWFHKHHLWMTYEAVITGFFPFFLIATVIQLFYRGKIWNILLFLLTVQLVGLIKSSFASFLRGNIVMVFMSLYSVLYMSSLLPAKMFAIATINKAGWGTSGRKTIVVNFIGLIPVSIWFTILLGGVIFTIYKESKKPFTESKQTVLIIGTILYACYWVMLLTLYMVLINKCGRRKKEQQHYDMVLDV, encoded by the exons ATGTATTGTGAGAGGTTTATATGTATCCTGAGAATACTTGGAACCACACTCTTCGgggtgtccctcctgctgggaATCACCGCTGCTTACATTGTAGGCTACCAGTTCATCCAAACAGACAACTACTACTTCTCCTTTGGACTCTATGGTGCTATCTTGGCATCACATCTCATCATCCAAAGCCTGTTTGCCTACCTAGAGCACAGGAAAATGAAACGGTCGCTAGAGACTCCAATCAAGCTGAACAAAACAGTTGCCCTTTGTATTGCTGCCTATCAAGAGGATCCTGACTACTTAAGAAAATGTTTACTTTCTGTGAAAAGATTGACCTACCCTGGAATTAAAGTTGTTATGGTCATTGATGGGAACTCAGAAGATGACGTTTACATGATGGACATTTTCACTGAAATCATGGGTAGGGACACATGTGCCACTTATGTCTGGAGTAATAACTTCCACGACAAAGGTCCAGGTGAGACGGAAGAGTCTCACAGAGAAAGCATGCAACACGTATCTCAGCTGGTCCTGTCCAACAAAAGTGTTTGCATCATGCAGAAATGGGgtggaaaaagagaagtaaTGTACACAGCATTCAAAGCACTGGGGAGAAGCGTGGATTATGTACAG GTCTGTGATTCAGATACAATGCTTGATCCAGCCTCATCAGTGGAGATGGTAAAGGTTTTAGAAGAGGATCCAATGGTTGGAGGAGTTGGAGGTGATGTGCAG atttTGAACAAATACGATTCCTGGATCTCCTTTCTGAGCAGCGTGCGATACTGGATGGCATTTAACATAGAAAGAGCCTGTCAGTCCTACTTTGGCTGTGTACAGTGCATCAGCGGACCTCTGGGAATGTACAGAAACTCTTTACTCCATGAATTTGTGGAAGATTGGTACAATCAAGAATTTATGGGCTCCCAGTGCAGCTTTGGAGATGACAGGCATCTAACTAACAGAGTGCTAAGTCTGGGCTATGCAACAAAATACACCGCTAGATCCAAGTGCCTTACCGAAACACCGATAGAGTATCTCAGGTGGCTGAATCAGCAGACGCGCTGGAGTAAATCCTACTTTAGAGAGTGGCTTTATAATGCAATGTGGTTCCACAAGCACCATTTGTGGATGACCTATGAAGCTGTAATCACTggattctttcctttctttcttatcGCCACAGTCATTCAGCTCTTCTACAGGGGAAAAATCTGGAacatcctcctcttcctgttGACAGTTCAGTTAGTTGGCCTGATAAAGTCTTCCTTTGCCAGCTTCCTTAGGGGCAACATTGTCATGGTTTTCATGTCACTCTACTCAGTGTTGTACATGTCAAGTTTACTGCCAGCAAAGATGTTTGCAATTGCCACGATAAACAAAGCAGGGTGGGGCACATCAGGAAGGAAAACCATTGTAGTTAATTTTATAGGACTCATTCCAGTCTCCATTTGGTTTACAATCCTCCTAGGTGGCGTAATTTTCACGATTTACAAGGAATCAAAAAAGCCATTTACTGAGTCAAAACAGACAGTTCTCATCATTGGCACAATACTCTATGCATGTTACTGGGTTATGCTTTTGACTTTGTACATGGTTCTTATCAACAAATGTGGCAGGCGGAAGAAAGAGCAACAACACTACGACATGGTGCTAGACGTATGA